In Deltaproteobacteria bacterium, a single genomic region encodes these proteins:
- a CDS encoding tripartite tricarboxylate transporter permease has protein sequence MDTLNHILFGLGVALQPVNLLFCFLGVLIGTLVGVLPGLGPVAAISLLLPATFHVPPVASIIMLSGIYYGAMYGGSTTSILVNIPGEAASVVTCFDGYQLARKGRAGPALGIAAFGSFIAGTIGVIGLAFFAPPLAAVALQFGPPEYFALMVLGLTVLTFLAGSSMIKSLMMACLGVVIGNIGLDLITAQPRFTFGLDILLDGVGLVPLVMGLFGVSEVLLNVEEKITERKIFKTRIKGLFPSIQDWKESFWPMIRGSVLGFFLGILPGGGAVISSFVSYGVEKKISKHPEEFGKGALAGLAGPESANNSATAGAFIPLLTLGLPSNAVMAILLGALMIYGMPPGPKLITSHPHLFWGTISSMYIGNIMLLILNLPLIGLWVRILKIPYPVLFPLILLFCLIGAFSL, from the coding sequence ATGGATACCTTAAACCACATCCTCTTTGGCCTTGGGGTGGCCCTTCAACCGGTCAATCTCCTCTTCTGCTTCCTCGGGGTCCTGATCGGGACCCTGGTGGGAGTTCTTCCCGGACTCGGCCCGGTAGCAGCCATCTCTCTGCTCTTACCGGCCACTTTCCATGTGCCTCCCGTGGCCTCGATCATTATGCTCTCCGGCATCTATTACGGAGCCATGTATGGGGGCTCTACGACCTCGATTCTGGTCAATATTCCGGGTGAAGCCGCTTCGGTGGTCACTTGTTTCGACGGCTATCAGTTAGCTCGCAAGGGCCGGGCCGGGCCGGCCCTCGGCATCGCCGCCTTCGGCTCTTTCATCGCCGGGACTATCGGGGTTATCGGTCTGGCTTTTTTTGCTCCCCCCCTGGCCGCCGTGGCCTTACAATTCGGCCCGCCGGAATACTTTGCTCTTATGGTGCTCGGTCTTACGGTCCTGACCTTCCTGGCCGGAAGCTCCATGATTAAATCCCTGATGATGGCCTGCCTGGGCGTGGTAATCGGAAACATCGGACTCGATTTGATCACGGCCCAGCCCCGGTTTACCTTCGGGCTGGATATCCTTTTGGACGGCGTGGGACTGGTTCCGTTGGTCATGGGGCTTTTCGGTGTCTCGGAGGTTCTTCTGAATGTGGAAGAAAAGATTACGGAACGAAAAATTTTTAAGACCCGGATAAAGGGGCTATTCCCTTCGATTCAAGACTGGAAGGAATCGTTCTGGCCCATGATTCGAGGTTCGGTACTCGGTTTTTTCTTGGGGATCCTGCCCGGCGGCGGAGCGGTCATCTCTTCTTTTGTCAGCTACGGCGTAGAAAAAAAGATCTCCAAGCACCCGGAGGAATTCGGGAAAGGCGCCCTAGCCGGTTTGGCCGGTCCGGAGTCGGCCAATAATTCGGCTACGGCCGGGGCTTTTATTCCTCTCTTAACCCTCGGACTTCCATCCAATGCCGTCATGGCCATTTTACTGGGGGCCCTCATGATCTACGGCATGCCGCCCGGCCCTAAACTGATTACTTCCCATCCCCATTTATTTTGGGGGACCATATCGAGCATGTATATCGGCAATATCATGCTCCTCATCTTAAACCTCCCCCTCATCGGCTTGTGGGTCAGGATCCTGAAGATCCCTTACCCGGTACTGTTTCCCCTTATCCTCTTGTTCTGTTTAATCGGAGCCTTCAGCCTGA
- a CDS encoding tripartite tricarboxylate transporter TctB family protein, producing MKNPDQTSSLFWLVVGIGIALGSLRYGFGDFLSPGAGFITFFAGAILSLLSICLFIASVRRREPRKGLGKLWEGREVGKVFYVILLLTVYTLSLKFLGFLIATFLLLVLLFRIKAAYRLLKIVLIALLITAGTYLVFQVWLKVQLPKGLLQGII from the coding sequence ATGAAAAATCCGGATCAGACTTCGAGCCTTTTCTGGCTTGTGGTGGGAATAGGCATTGCCCTCGGTTCTCTACGGTATGGATTCGGCGACTTCCTTTCGCCGGGTGCCGGATTCATCACCTTTTTTGCCGGGGCTATCCTTTCCCTCTTATCCATTTGCCTTTTCATCGCTTCGGTCAGGCGCCGGGAACCCCGCAAGGGGCTCGGAAAGCTATGGGAAGGCCGGGAGGTCGGGAAGGTCTTCTATGTGATCCTTCTCCTCACCGTTTATACCCTGTCCCTGAAATTTTTAGGATTTTTGATCGCCACCTTTCTCCTTTTAGTTCTCCTTTTTCGGATCAAGGCGGCCTACCGCCTGTTAAAAATCGTCCTCATTGCCCTTCTGATCACGGCCGGCACCTACCTGGTATTTCAGGTCTGGCTTAAGGTACAGCTTCCGAAAGGGCTCCTACAGGGGATCATCTGA
- a CDS encoding tripartite tricarboxylate transporter substrate binding protein, producing the protein MKRRGGFVLFTVAFLILTAAQTRADTFPSRPINLWVAWGAGSGTDISQRAIADIASKSLKQPIVISNVTGGGGTLVLGRLKAEKPDGYALANTSSAALSRIPHLQPVPYNAQEPLKEFIPIISYSYYLYGLAVKSDAPWKTFEEFIAYAKANPGKVRYSTSGVGTGQHLAMEYLAMKENIKWTHVPFATSPQAVAAVMGGHVEATSQTPEWKEQVDSGKMRLLICWNDKRMPFYPNVPTIKEKGYDFSVQAAIIIYAPANTPKEIIATLSKAFHQASETEEVKQILKRLSYPHDIKDSEELIKMIKKDYEVNKKILKELGIGIYKK; encoded by the coding sequence ATGAAAAGAAGAGGGGGTTTTGTTTTATTCACTGTCGCTTTTTTGATTCTTACGGCAGCTCAAACCCGGGCGGACACCTTTCCTTCCCGGCCGATCAATCTTTGGGTGGCTTGGGGAGCGGGATCGGGAACCGATATCAGTCAAAGAGCGATTGCCGATATCGCCTCCAAATCGCTGAAACAGCCCATTGTAATATCCAATGTCACCGGCGGGGGAGGCACCCTGGTTCTGGGCAGACTCAAGGCCGAGAAACCCGACGGTTATGCCCTGGCCAATACCAGCTCGGCGGCCTTAAGCCGCATCCCGCACCTCCAGCCTGTTCCTTACAATGCCCAGGAACCGCTGAAAGAATTCATCCCCATCATCAGCTATTCCTACTACCTTTACGGCCTGGCGGTCAAAAGCGATGCCCCCTGGAAAACTTTTGAAGAATTTATTGCCTACGCCAAAGCCAATCCAGGGAAGGTTCGCTACAGCACCTCCGGCGTCGGCACCGGGCAACACCTGGCCATGGAATACCTGGCCATGAAAGAAAATATTAAATGGACTCATGTGCCCTTTGCTACCAGTCCCCAAGCGGTTGCGGCGGTCATGGGCGGACACGTTGAGGCTACTTCGCAAACCCCGGAGTGGAAGGAACAGGTGGACTCCGGCAAAATGAGACTCCTGATTTGCTGGAATGACAAACGGATGCCTTTTTATCCCAATGTTCCCACGATCAAAGAGAAGGGCTATGATTTTTCCGTTCAGGCGGCCATTATCATTTATGCCCCGGCCAACACCCCCAAAGAGATCATTGCCACCCTCAGTAAGGCCTTTCACCAGGCTTCGGAAACCGAAGAGGTCAAGCAGATCCTCAAACGTCTCAGCTACCCTCATGACATCAAAGACAGTGAGGAGCTGATAAAAATGATCAAGAAAGACTACGAAGTCAACAAAAAGATATTAAAAGAACTGGGCATCGGCATTTATAAAAAGTAG
- a CDS encoding alpha/beta hydrolase, translating to MDFEETVKHGFVENNGVKIHYAAIGSGPLLVMIHGFPDYWYTWRHQMEALAKDYQCVAIDTRGYNQSDKPKGPENYAMSLLVGDVAAVIKYFGQEKAIIVGHDWGGAISWALAITRPEWVERLIILNVAHPSALAREILNNPVQMQSSQYAWDFREAEAHRKLIKIFQDNNLLMEYQTEGDSLSGMSDAELLSLWVKDPEARGKYIEAFERSDIEALLNYYKKNYPKKEFLLTKGPLKLPRIKVPVLIIFGLKDRAILPATLNNTWEFMEKDMTLVTIPDSGHFVQQDAADLVTRTISMWLGR from the coding sequence ATGGACTTTGAAGAAACGGTAAAACACGGGTTTGTTGAAAATAATGGCGTTAAAATCCATTATGCCGCCATAGGCTCAGGCCCCCTGCTGGTCATGATCCATGGATTTCCCGATTACTGGTATACCTGGCGTCATCAGATGGAGGCCCTGGCCAAAGATTACCAATGCGTGGCCATTGATACCCGGGGTTATAATCAAAGTGACAAGCCCAAGGGCCCGGAAAACTATGCCATGTCTTTGCTGGTCGGCGATGTAGCTGCCGTGATCAAGTACTTCGGCCAGGAGAAGGCTATTATTGTCGGTCACGACTGGGGCGGGGCCATTTCCTGGGCCCTGGCCATAACCAGGCCCGAATGGGTGGAACGGCTAATCATTTTGAATGTGGCCCATCCCTCGGCCCTGGCCAGGGAGATCCTCAACAATCCGGTCCAAATGCAGAGCAGTCAATATGCCTGGGATTTTCGGGAAGCGGAGGCCCATCGGAAACTGATTAAAATCTTTCAGGACAATAACCTTTTGATGGAATACCAAACCGAGGGGGACTCCCTTTCCGGGATGAGCGACGCCGAACTCCTTTCTCTTTGGGTCAAAGACCCGGAAGCCAGAGGAAAATACATCGAGGCCTTTGAGCGGTCGGACATTGAAGCCCTGCTCAATTACTACAAAAAAAACTACCCGAAAAAGGAATTCCTTCTCACTAAAGGACCCCTTAAACTCCCCAGGATCAAGGTGCCGGTCCTGATCATCTTCGGCCTTAAGGACCGGGCCATTTTGCCTGCGACCCTGAACAATACCTGGGAATTTATGGAAAAGGACATGACCCTGGTCACGATTCCCGACTCGGGTCACTTCGTCCAGCAGGATGCGGCCGATCTGGTGACCCGAACGATAAGCATGTGGCTGGGCCGTTGA
- a CDS encoding response regulator has translation MAEEKNKSKILIVDDTLSSIDRIKAVLKEEGYEVVVATSGEEALNRAEREDLDLILTLRKIFKEFEIKNERLQQEILERQRVEETVRNLNIDLEQWVEKRTGELSTANELLKKEIEERTQREEELKESEERYRVAIENSNDGIILIEGDRFIFVNQKCIEIFGYDRSEEIVGQRISLVVDPDDRHRVMDFNLQRQRGEDVPSRYEFKGIRKDGGEVFIEVSATKTTYRGKIVVLAFLRDITERKKLESLLHQAQKMEAIGTLAGGIAHDFNNILAVILGGIELSLLEVSKDTAVHSYLLEALRATERATDLVRQILTFSRQKELERKPLQLSILCKEALKMLRSSLPATIEIQQAIDSRSGTALVDPTQIHQIVMNLCSNAAHAMQEKGGLLRFTLSKVDISAEEESVLDLKAGPYIEMTVMDTGYGIYPADLKRIFDPYFTTKGIGEGTGLGLAVVHGIVRGYRGAIKVQSEPGKGTTFQVYIPRIEREKGGETAVKAMVLPRGNERILFVDDEEAITRIGQKMLEHLGYKVMITTSSYEALEIFMRESGKIDLVITDYILPKMTGTELAQKIIRIRPDIPIILITGLGDIMTAAQKDAMGIRKFIMKPLVIHSLAEKVRQVLDQKPGREL, from the coding sequence ATGGCTGAAGAAAAGAATAAAAGTAAAATCCTGATCGTAGATGATACCTTGTCTTCGATTGATAGGATCAAGGCCGTGCTTAAAGAGGAGGGTTATGAGGTTGTTGTAGCCACCAGCGGAGAGGAAGCCTTAAATAGAGCGGAGAGGGAAGACCTTGATCTCATTCTGACTCTCCGCAAGATATTTAAGGAGTTTGAGATTAAAAACGAACGGTTACAACAGGAAATCTTAGAACGGCAGCGGGTGGAAGAGACGGTTCGCAATCTGAATATCGATCTGGAACAGTGGGTGGAGAAACGCACCGGCGAACTCAGTACGGCCAACGAACTTTTAAAGAAAGAAATCGAAGAGCGCACCCAGAGGGAAGAAGAATTGAAGGAATCCGAGGAACGGTACCGGGTGGCCATCGAAAATTCCAACGACGGGATCATCCTGATCGAAGGCGATCGGTTTATTTTTGTCAATCAAAAATGTATCGAAATCTTCGGCTATGACCGGTCGGAGGAGATTGTGGGACAGCGGATATCCCTGGTGGTTGATCCGGATGACCGCCATCGGGTAATGGATTTCAACCTTCAAAGGCAAAGGGGCGAGGACGTCCCTTCCCGATATGAATTCAAGGGGATTCGAAAGGATGGCGGGGAGGTTTTTATTGAGGTGTCGGCAACCAAAACCACCTATCGGGGGAAAATAGTCGTTCTGGCTTTTCTTAGAGACATTACGGAGCGCAAAAAACTCGAATCCCTGCTGCATCAAGCCCAAAAGATGGAGGCCATTGGGACCCTGGCGGGTGGGATCGCCCATGATTTTAACAATATCCTGGCCGTTATTTTGGGAGGTATCGAGTTGTCCCTTTTGGAGGTTTCCAAGGATACGGCTGTTCACAGTTACTTACTGGAGGCGCTCAGGGCAACAGAGCGGGCCACCGATCTGGTCCGGCAGATCCTGACCTTCAGCCGGCAGAAGGAACTGGAACGGAAGCCTTTGCAGCTTAGTATACTTTGCAAAGAGGCGCTAAAAATGCTCCGGTCATCCCTACCGGCGACTATTGAGATTCAACAGGCAATAGACTCCCGCTCGGGAACGGCTTTGGTGGATCCGACCCAGATTCATCAGATCGTCATGAATCTTTGCAGCAATGCCGCCCATGCCATGCAGGAAAAAGGAGGCCTTTTGCGTTTCACCCTGAGCAAGGTTGATATCAGTGCCGAAGAAGAATCGGTCTTGGATCTCAAGGCCGGCCCCTATATTGAAATGACTGTCATGGACACGGGATATGGAATTTATCCGGCCGATCTGAAACGCATATTCGATCCTTATTTCACCACCAAAGGGATAGGAGAAGGAACCGGCCTGGGTCTGGCGGTAGTGCATGGCATTGTCAGAGGTTATAGAGGGGCGATCAAGGTGCAAAGTGAGCCTGGGAAGGGGACCACCTTCCAGGTTTATATTCCCAGGATCGAACGGGAAAAAGGGGGTGAAACAGCGGTGAAGGCCATGGTCCTTCCACGAGGAAACGAGCGTATCCTTTTCGTTGACGATGAAGAAGCCATTACCCGTATAGGCCAAAAAATGTTAGAACACCTCGGCTATAAAGTTATGATTACCACCAGTAGCTATGAAGCCCTGGAGATCTTTATGAGAGAATCGGGAAAAATCGACCTGGTTATTACCGACTATATTCTGCCCAAGATGACCGGTACCGAACTGGCCCAAAAGATCATCCGGATCAGGCCTGATATTCCGATAATCCTGATCACCGGACTGGGTGACATCATGACGGCTGCACAAAAAGATGCCATGGGCATAAGAAAATTCATTATGAAACCCCTGGTGATTCATTCCCTGGCTGAAAAAGTCCGCCAGGTTCTGGATCAGAAACCGGGAAGGGAGCTATAG
- a CDS encoding sigma-54-dependent Fis family transcriptional regulator, with protein MAKVLIIDDDQGMCVILSAAVKKTGHEAVCVNTLKDGWQAASFGTFDVVFLDVLLSDGNGLDLLPKLRGIPSKPEVIIITSQGDPDGAELAIRKGAWDYVEKPSSIKAMILPLLRALQYREEKVINKQMVALKREGIVGENSQIEACLDLVAQAAGSNVNVLISGETGTGKELFAKAIHVNSPRSNKNFVVVDCGALPETLIESVLFGHEKGAFTGADRSKEGLIQQADGGTLFLDEVGELPSTIQKTFLRVLQEHRFRPVGGKQEIGSDFRLVTATNRDLDEMVKKGRFRKDLLYRLNAITITIPPLRQRLDDIMELVMHFLAKNCEKIGIETKGLSPEFLQTLRDYAWPGNVRQLINSLEEAIIKARHEPILFPLHLPNHIRIETTSMPLERHKKPLTKEISSEKAQPDKVLRKFQEVRETTLADMEKTYFQHLMESTKGSIKEACRISGLSRNRLYIYLKRHHIDRMGWH; from the coding sequence ATGGCAAAAGTTTTGATTATCGATGATGACCAGGGGATGTGTGTTATTCTGTCAGCGGCGGTTAAGAAGACAGGACATGAGGCGGTCTGCGTCAACACCTTGAAAGACGGCTGGCAAGCAGCCTCTTTCGGGACCTTTGACGTGGTCTTTCTCGATGTCCTGCTGTCTGATGGGAATGGGTTGGATCTATTACCAAAGCTCAGGGGAATCCCATCGAAACCCGAGGTCATCATCATTACCTCCCAGGGGGATCCTGACGGGGCGGAATTGGCGATCAGAAAGGGGGCCTGGGATTATGTGGAAAAGCCTTCTTCTATTAAAGCCATGATTCTGCCCCTTCTCCGGGCCCTGCAATACCGGGAGGAAAAGGTGATAAATAAGCAGATGGTGGCCTTGAAACGAGAGGGCATTGTCGGCGAAAATTCTCAAATAGAAGCTTGTCTGGATCTTGTAGCCCAGGCGGCGGGCAGTAATGTCAATGTATTGATCAGCGGTGAAACCGGGACGGGTAAGGAACTTTTTGCCAAGGCCATCCATGTCAACAGCCCCCGTTCCAATAAAAATTTCGTTGTGGTAGATTGTGGTGCCCTGCCGGAAACCCTTATCGAAAGCGTGCTGTTCGGGCATGAGAAGGGGGCCTTTACCGGTGCAGACCGGTCCAAAGAGGGGCTGATCCAGCAAGCCGATGGTGGGACCCTTTTTTTAGATGAAGTGGGGGAGCTTCCTTCAACCATTCAAAAGACCTTCCTCCGGGTTCTTCAGGAGCACCGATTCCGTCCAGTGGGCGGTAAACAGGAGATCGGGAGCGATTTTCGATTAGTCACCGCAACCAATCGTGATCTTGATGAGATGGTCAAAAAAGGGCGGTTCCGAAAAGATCTTCTTTATCGACTGAATGCCATAACTATCACCATCCCGCCCCTTAGACAACGCCTTGATGACATCATGGAACTGGTTATGCATTTTCTGGCCAAAAACTGTGAAAAAATAGGGATAGAAACGAAAGGGCTGTCCCCGGAGTTCCTCCAGACGCTTCGGGATTATGCCTGGCCGGGGAATGTCCGTCAATTGATAAACAGCCTGGAAGAGGCCATTATTAAAGCCCGCCATGAACCCATCCTTTTCCCCCTGCACCTGCCCAATCACATCCGGATTGAAACAACCAGTATGCCCCTGGAAAGACATAAAAAACCTTTAACGAAAGAAATATCTTCGGAAAAGGCCCAACCGGATAAAGTGTTGCGCAAATTCCAAGAGGTCCGGGAAACTACCCTGGCAGATATGGAAAAAACATACTTTCAGCATTTGATGGAATCCACCAAAGGAAGTATTAAAGAAGCCTGCCGGATTTCCGGTCTTAGCCGCAATCGCCTCTATATCTACTTGAAGAGACATCATATTGATAGAATGGGCTGGCACTGA
- a CDS encoding acetyl-CoA C-acyltransferase yields the protein MKEVWIVAAARTAIGRAKRGTLVNVRPDDMAAVVLNEVIVRAPGVEKGDVEDVVLGNSFPEHTQGMNFARVAAMRAGFPYTVPGQTINRFCSSGLQAISIGSQQILTGMCDVVIAGGAESMSQVPMTGFNFAPNPTLVEEFPEMYIGMGLTAENVAEKYKVSREDQDAFGYKSNQKALAANASGRFKEEIVPLTVKTVRITEAGKQEEKVKIYQVDEGPRDTSLTQMAALKPAFKKNGSVTAGNSSQMSDGAAAVLLMDSEKAKAKGLKPLARFVGFAVAGVPSELMGIGPMYAIPRAMKVTGKKLSEIDLFEINEAFASQALASVRELGIDESKVNVNGGAIALGHPLGCSGAKLTVQLVYEMKKRGSKYGVVSMCIGGGMGAAGIFENLQ from the coding sequence ATGAAAGAAGTTTGGATCGTTGCCGCTGCCCGAACAGCCATAGGTCGGGCCAAACGGGGGACCCTGGTGAATGTCCGTCCCGATGATATGGCGGCTGTGGTTTTAAATGAAGTGATCGTCCGCGCCCCCGGGGTGGAAAAGGGGGACGTGGAGGATGTGGTTTTGGGCAATTCTTTTCCGGAGCATACCCAGGGCATGAATTTTGCGCGGGTTGCGGCCATGAGGGCCGGATTCCCTTATACCGTTCCCGGCCAGACCATAAACCGGTTTTGTTCTTCCGGGCTCCAGGCCATCTCCATCGGTTCTCAGCAGATCTTGACCGGCATGTGTGATGTGGTGATTGCCGGCGGGGCCGAATCCATGAGCCAGGTACCTATGACCGGTTTTAATTTCGCCCCCAATCCGACTCTGGTCGAGGAATTCCCGGAGATGTACATCGGCATGGGCCTGACCGCTGAAAATGTGGCCGAGAAATACAAGGTCAGCCGTGAAGACCAGGATGCCTTCGGTTATAAAAGCAACCAAAAGGCCCTGGCGGCCAACGCCTCCGGGCGGTTTAAGGAAGAAATCGTCCCCTTGACCGTCAAGACCGTCCGTATCACTGAGGCCGGTAAGCAGGAAGAAAAGGTCAAAATCTATCAAGTGGACGAAGGACCGAGGGACACCAGCCTGACCCAGATGGCCGCCCTCAAACCGGCCTTTAAAAAGAACGGGTCGGTGACGGCCGGCAATTCCTCGCAGATGAGTGACGGGGCGGCCGCTGTCCTGTTGATGGATTCCGAAAAAGCCAAGGCCAAAGGTCTCAAACCCCTGGCCCGCTTTGTCGGCTTTGCCGTGGCCGGAGTGCCCTCGGAACTCATGGGCATCGGCCCCATGTACGCCATTCCCCGGGCCATGAAAGTGACCGGGAAAAAGCTTTCTGAGATCGATCTCTTCGAAATCAATGAGGCCTTTGCCTCCCAGGCCCTGGCCAGCGTTCGGGAATTGGGGATCGATGAGAGCAAAGTCAATGTCAACGGCGGGGCCATTGCATTAGGACATCCCCTGGGCTGCAGTGGGGCCAAATTAACCGTTCAATTGGTCTATGAGATGAAGAAACGAGGTTCGAAATACGGTGTAGTTTCCATGTGCATCGGAGGCGGCATGGGAGCGGCCGGGATATTCGAGAATCTGCAATAA